In Immundisolibacter sp., the genomic stretch CGTGCGTCCACGCGCAAGCCAGCCACGCCGCGCACGGCGCGCCGCAACATCGCCAGACGGTGCTCGGCGGCCGCCCGCGGCTGAGGTCGGTGTGGTGGCAGGCGCGCCGGTATGAGGCGCACCTCGGCCAGATCGAGGGCTGATTTGAGCTCAATGGCGGCCCGCAGATGGCCCACGTGAACCGGATCGAATGTGCCGCCCAGGATGCCGACTGGCCGCGGTGCAGGACGGCCTCTTCGCGGAAAATTTGTCAGGCGCGCACCTCGCCATTGCCGAGCACCACCCACTTTTGATTGGTCAGGCCCTCCAGGCCCACCGGTCCACGGGCGTGCAATTTGTCGGTGCTGATGCCGATTTCGGCGCCAAGACCATATTCATAGCCATCCGCAAAGCGGGTCGAGGCGTTCACCATGACCGAACTCGAATCTACCTCGCGCAGGAAACGATCGGCGTGGCCGAGGTCACGTGTCACGATGGCGTCAGTATGGGCCGAGCCGTACCGGGTGATGTGCTCAATGGCGGCATCAATATCATCCACCACCCGCACAGCCAGAATCGGCGCCAGATACTCGGCGTACCAGTCAGCCTCAGTTGCCGACAGCAGGCCCGGCACCACGGCCTGGGTCCGCGCGCAGCCGCGCAGCTCCACGCCTTGGGCCTGCAACTCGGCAACAATCGCCGGCAGCACCGCCGTCTCACTGTCCGCTACCAGCAGCGTTTCCAGAGCATTGCACACGCCATAACGATGGGTCTTGGCGTTCAGTACGATGCGCCGCGCCATGTCCAGGTCGGCCCCGGTGTCGATGTAAACATGGCAGACGCCGTCCAGATGCTTGAGTACCGGCACCCGCGCCTGCTGAATCACCGCCTCGATCAGCCCCTTGCCGCCGCGCGGCACGATGATGTCGACATAA encodes the following:
- a CDS encoding glutamate-5-semialdehyde dehydrogenase; this translates as AMADALQRAEPALLAANARDLASGKATGLDAALLDRLMLDRSRIASMADGLRQIAALADPVGAIDDLRARPSGIRVGRMRVPLGVVGIIYESRPNVTADAAGLCLKSGNACILRGGSEALHSNLAIAACITSGLESAGLPATAVQVVEVTDRAAVGLLAGLAAYVDIIVPRGGKGLIEAVIQQARVPVLKHLDGVCHVYIDTGADLDMARRIVLNAKTHRYGVCNALETLLVADSETAVLPAIVAELQAQGVELRGCARTQAVVPGLLSATEADWYAEYLAPILAVRVVDDIDAAIEHITRYGSAHTDAIVTRDLGHADRFLREVDSSSVMVNASTRFADGYEYGLGAEIGISTDKLHARGPVGLEGLTNQKWVVLGNGEVRA